In Vitis riparia cultivar Riparia Gloire de Montpellier isolate 1030 chromosome 19, EGFV_Vit.rip_1.0, whole genome shotgun sequence, the following proteins share a genomic window:
- the LOC117909404 gene encoding (-)-germacrene D synthase-like produces the protein MSSLLASVDLPPKKDTTTEVVRDSANYHPSIWGNHFLENASHDVKVHIIDAHTEQQVQQLKEEVRKMIISSTDNYSQKYNLIDTIQRLGVSYHFESEIEEALKHLSDYYHVSCEEDDDDLCTVALRFRLLRQHGYNISYDAFKKFKDNKGNFKESLIRDVKGMLSLYEATHLRKHGEDILDEALTFTTTHLQSMPYFSSPLAEQVVHALRQPLHKGIQRLEARHHISIYQEDDAHSDALLKLAKLDFNQLQKVHQQELSVIVSWWKDLDFAKKLPFARDRVVECYFWALTVYFEPQYFHARRILTKVIALTSILDDIYDLFGTLEELEIFTEAIERWDISFIGQLPDYMKVFYQALLDVYNEIEEETVKAGRSYRAHYAKEAMKNQVRAYFAEAKWLFLRHMPTIEEYMSVALPTSGYQLLATTSFIGMENMVTKDTFEWVFSDPKIVRASSTICRLMNDMVPHKFEQKRGHVPSAVECYMKQHGVSEQQTLDELHNQVRDAWKDMNQECLSPTAVPMPIIMRVLNLARFIDVVYKDEDGYTHSETLLKDLIASLLIHPVPI, from the exons ATGTCTTCTCTGCTCGCTTCAGTTGACCTTCCTCCAAAGAAAGATACCACGACCGAGGTTGTCCGTGACTCTGCAAATTATCATCCTAGCATCTGGGGGAatcattttcttgaaaatgcTTCTCATGACGTGAAG GTACACATCATTGATGCTCATACGGAGCAACAAGTTCAACAACTGAAAGAAGAAGTGCGGAAGATGATAATAAGTTCTACTGATAACTATTCACAAAAATACAACTTGATTGATACAATACAACGCTTAGGGGTGTCTTACCACTTTGAAAGTGAGATTGAAGAAGCTTTAAAACACTTGTCTGATTATTATCATGTCTCttgtgaagaagatgatgacgATCTTTGTACTGTTGCTCTCCGATTTCGATTACTTAGACAACATGGGTATAATATTTCATATG ATGCTTTCAAAAAGTTCAAGGACAACAAGGGGAACTTCAAGGAATCCCTCATTAGAGATGTGAAAGGCATGTTGAGCTTGTATGAAGCCACGCATCTGAGAAAGCATGGAGAAGATATACTGGATGAAGCACTTACTTTCACTACCACTCATCTTCAGTCCATGCCATATTTCTCCAGTCCTCTGGCTGAGCAAGTAGTTCACGCCTTAAGGCAGCCTCTCCACAAGGGCATTCAGAGGTTAGAGGCCAGGCATCACATTTCTATCTACCAAGAAGATGATGCACACAGTGACGCCTTATTGAAACTTGCGAAGTTGGATTTCAACCAATTACAGAAAGTACACCAGCAGGAGCTGAGTGTTATTGTTAG TTGGTGGAAAGATTTAGACTTTGCGAAAAAACTGCCTTTTGCAAGAGACAGAGTGGTTGAGTGCTACTTTTGGGCACTGACGGTGTACTTTGAGCCCCAGTATTTCCATGCTAGAAGGATACTAACCAAAGTAATTGCCTTGACTTCTATTCTTGATGACATCTATGATTTGTTTGGTACACTTGAAGAACTCGAGATCTTCACTGAAGCAATCGAGAG GTGGGATATTAGTTTCATAGGTCAACTTCCAGATTACATGAAAGTGTTTTACCAAGCACTATTAGATGTTTACAATGAAATTGAGGAAGAGACGGTCAAGGCAGGAAGATCATACCGTGCCCATTATGCAAAAGAAGCA ATGAAAAATCAAGTTAGAGCATACTTCGCTGAAGCAAAATGGCTCTTCCTACGACATATGCCAACAATAGAGGAGTATATGTCTGTCGCCTTACCTACCTCTGGATACCAGTTGCTAGCAACCACGTCCTTTATTGGAATGGAAAACATGGTGACAAAGGACACATTTGAATGGGTTTTCAGTGATCCTAAGATTGTTAGGGCTTCATCCACAATTTGCAGGCTTATGAATGATATGGTACCCCACAAG TTTGAACAAAAGAGAGGACATGTTCCCTCAGCAGTTGAATGTTACATGAAGCAACATGGTGTATCAGAGCAGCAAACACTCGATGAACTTCACAACCAAGTCAGGGACGCCTGGAAGGATATGAATCAAGAGTGCCTCAGCCCAACAGCAGTTCCAATGCCCATCATCATGCGAGTTTTAAATCTTGCACGTTTTATTGATGTTGTGTACAAAGATGAAGATGGCTATACTCATTCTGAGACTCTGCTAAAAGATCTTATAGCTTCACTGCTAATCCACCCAGTTCCGATATGA